One stretch of Toxoplasma gondii ME49 chromosome XI, whole genome shotgun sequence DNA includes these proteins:
- a CDS encoding Toxoplasma gondii family B protein (encoded by transcript TGME49_307045~Signal peptide predicted by SignalP 2.0 HMM (probability 0.408) with cleavage site probability 0.131 at residue 15), whose protein sequence is MSWLLVGFFPKCLTASLPTSQPFCSVKNRRENASLFHEYGPHLQQYIRRDVSYRLLVTMMKRNRSSAATVAFFIFFSCALHNCCVGSQAVATDAVESTQETDGEANANSATVVTTGELHPTEADQNDSGAAVLPKTSKETMLADSTTGLNFSVLAILALRLAMTHLHQGEEGTLNTSDVTGGIQRRRLSTRVPGNQRFASDVRIGGEGVVTGGQTRKRPPCQADSSVLWVIPQTFGADQSCFWLEDPWSGYSVDVEMD, encoded by the exons ATGTCGTGGCTCCTTGTAGGCTTCTTCCCTAAGTGTCTGACCGCTTCACTTCCAACATCACAGCCTTTTTGTTCTGTCAAAAATAGACGGGAAAACGCAAGTCTTTTTCATGAATACGGTCCGCATCTTCAACAATATATACGTCGTGACGTGTCCTACCGCCTGTTGGTCACCATGATGAAGAGGAATCGCTCGTCGGCGGCCACCGTGGCTTTTttcatctttttctcgtgtGCCCTGCACAACTGCTGTGTCGGGAGTCAGGCAGTTGCGACAGATGCTGTCGAATCCACACAAGAGACGGATGGGGAGGCCAATGCAAACTCTGCAACGGTGGTGACCACAGGCGAACTCCACCCGACGGAGGCAGATCAGAATGACTCAGGAGCTGCTGTTCTTCCAAAGACGTCGAAGGA AACTATGCTCGCCGACAGCACAACGGGGTTAAACTTTTCGGTGCTAGCCATTTTGGCTCTACGACTGGCTATGACGCACCTACACCAGGGCGAGGAAGGGACGCTAAACACCAGTGACGTAACTGGAGGAatccagagacgaagactTTCAACAAGAGTACCTGGCAACCAGAGATTC GCCAGCGACGTACGAATTGGGGGCGAGGGAGTTGTTACAGGCGGCCAGACTCGCAAGAGACCACCCTGTCAGGCTGATTCCAGCGTCTTGTGGGTCATACCACAGACTTTCGGGGCTGACCAAAGCTGTTTTTGGCTTGAAGATCCGTGGAGTGGTTATTCTGTAGATGTTGAAATGGATTAG